A genomic segment from Actinoplanes sichuanensis encodes:
- a CDS encoding ABC transporter permease encodes MTSLGSYLHRHPRLRLAGLLSAPLLWLVVAYLGALAVLLVSAFWTVNGFTGDVVREFSLANFRTILTEEVYRNVTLRSLGVATAVTVICAVLATPMAFFMAKVASPRYRNWLVIAILTPLWASYLVKAYAWRILLANDGPMDSIFGGPGYGIGATILVLSYMWLPYMILPIYAGLERLPDSLLEASADLGARGGRTFRSIVLPVLIPSIFAGSIFTFSLSLGDYITVQIVGGKTQLIGNLVYANIGAANNLPFAAAIACVPVLIMVIYLIAVRRSGALEEL; translated from the coding sequence GTGACCAGTCTCGGTTCGTACCTGCACCGGCACCCGCGCCTGCGCCTGGCCGGCCTGCTCTCGGCGCCCCTGCTCTGGCTGGTCGTCGCCTACCTCGGCGCGCTCGCGGTGCTGCTGGTGTCGGCGTTCTGGACCGTGAACGGCTTCACCGGAGACGTGGTCCGGGAGTTCTCACTCGCGAACTTCCGGACCATCCTCACCGAGGAGGTCTACCGGAACGTCACCCTGCGCAGCCTCGGGGTGGCCACCGCGGTCACCGTGATCTGCGCGGTCCTCGCCACGCCGATGGCCTTCTTCATGGCCAAGGTCGCTTCACCTCGCTATCGGAACTGGCTGGTCATCGCCATCCTCACACCACTGTGGGCCAGTTATCTCGTCAAGGCGTACGCGTGGCGGATCCTGCTCGCCAACGACGGGCCGATGGACTCGATCTTCGGCGGGCCCGGGTACGGGATCGGCGCGACCATCCTCGTGCTGTCGTACATGTGGCTGCCGTACATGATCCTGCCGATCTACGCGGGGCTGGAACGTCTTCCCGACTCACTCCTGGAGGCCTCGGCTGATCTGGGGGCGCGCGGTGGGCGTACCTTCCGATCGATCGTTCTGCCGGTTTTGATTCCCTCGATCTTCGCGGGGTCGATCTTCACCTTCTCGCTGTCGCTCGGCGACTACATCACCGTGCAGATCGTCGGCGGCAAGACCCAGCTCATCGGCAACCTGGTGTACGCGAACATCGGCGCCGCCAACAACCTGCCGTTCGCCGCCGCGATCGCCTGCGTCCCCGTCCTGATCATGGTGATCTACCTGATCGCGGTCCGCCGCTCCGGCGCCCTGGAGGAGCTGTGA
- a CDS encoding ABC transporter permease encodes MTLSPSARWVLRVVMALGLTFIYVPLLLVLVNSFNGDRTFAWPPHDLTTRWWAAAWANEGARQALLTSVEAGLGATAIALVLGTMVAFAVQRFKFFGRDTVSLLIVLPIALPGIVTGIALDSAWRSVMGDLGIGKGLFSVVVGHATFCVVTVYNNVLARLRRTGVNFEEASADLGASGFQTFRYVTFPLIRSALLAGGLLAFALSFDEIIVTTFTAGPGVTTLPIWIFNNLFRPNQAPIVNVVAAVLIVLSVLPVWLAQRIAGPSAGASRT; translated from the coding sequence GTGACCCTCTCCCCGTCCGCCCGCTGGGTGCTGCGCGTCGTGATGGCGCTCGGGCTCACGTTCATCTACGTGCCGCTGCTGCTCGTGCTGGTCAACTCGTTCAACGGCGACCGCACGTTCGCCTGGCCACCGCACGACCTGACCACCCGCTGGTGGGCCGCCGCCTGGGCGAACGAGGGCGCCCGCCAGGCCCTGCTCACCTCGGTCGAGGCCGGGCTCGGGGCCACCGCGATCGCGCTGGTGCTGGGCACGATGGTGGCGTTCGCGGTGCAGCGGTTCAAGTTCTTCGGCCGGGACACCGTGTCCCTGCTGATCGTGCTGCCGATCGCGCTGCCCGGCATCGTCACCGGCATCGCCCTGGACAGCGCGTGGCGCTCGGTGATGGGTGATCTCGGCATCGGCAAGGGACTGTTCTCGGTCGTCGTCGGGCACGCCACGTTCTGCGTGGTCACCGTCTACAACAACGTCCTGGCCCGGCTGCGCCGGACCGGCGTCAACTTCGAGGAGGCCTCGGCCGATCTCGGTGCCTCCGGTTTTCAGACCTTCCGGTACGTGACATTCCCGCTGATCCGGTCGGCGTTGCTCGCGGGTGGACTGCTCGCGTTCGCGCTCTCCTTCGACGAGATCATCGTGACCACGTTCACCGCCGGGCCCGGTGTCACCACCCTGCCCATCTGGATCTTCAACAACCTGTTCCGGCCCAATCAGGCGCCGATCGTCAACGTGGTGGCCGCGGTGCTGATCGTGTTGTCGGTGCTGCCGGTGTGGCTGGCCCAACGGATCGCGGGACCCTCCGCCGGAGCGAGCCGTACGTGA
- a CDS encoding alpha/beta hydrolase family protein, producing the protein MTFSERSSRPAAVVLAVTVAVAAAASALPLLSASPAAASPAAASPAAASPAAVSPTAALAAAVSPSVGAVASVASPFVLPATSGPFAVGREVLHLTDRSRPDPWVPGRARELMVSMFYPAAGLSGRPAVGLSGRPAVGLSGRPAVGLSGSPAVDLSGRPAVGLSGQSALYLSAAEARLLIDDRGAAGVIDPSELSATRTASILSAPARRGRHPLVVLSPGFTLHRHTLTHLAEELASHGYVVATVDHAYESAGTDFPGGRTLTCTACTLVSSDYARVATGRALDLSFVLDRLTGPRPAWRHAHMIDRSRIGMAGHSIGGNATATTMAADPRVRAGINMDGGLFEPIPAGGLGGRPFLLLGAPSAVPSASWLRDWPLLDGWKRWLDVTGSGHMDFTDIPVIGEQAGIPDPGFPLPGSRAAQITRDYVTAFFDLHLRGIRQPLLDGPSADHPEVVFRES; encoded by the coding sequence ATGACCTTCTCCGAGCGCTCCTCCCGTCCCGCCGCCGTGGTCCTGGCCGTCACCGTGGCGGTGGCCGCCGCGGCGTCCGCCCTGCCTCTGCTCTCGGCCTCGCCCGCTGCGGCCTCGCCCGCTGCGGCCTCGCCCGCTGCAGCTTCGCCGGCTGCGGTCTCGCCGACTGCGGCCTTGGCCGCTGCGGTCTCGCCGTCCGTGGGTGCTGTCGCCAGCGTTGCGTCGCCGTTCGTGTTGCCGGCGACCTCCGGGCCGTTCGCCGTCGGGCGTGAGGTGCTGCACCTGACCGACCGGTCGCGGCCCGACCCTTGGGTGCCCGGTCGTGCTCGCGAGCTGATGGTCTCGATGTTCTATCCAGCGGCCGGGTTGTCTGGGCGGCCCGCTGTCGGGTTGTCCGGGCGTCCCGCGGTCGGTTTGTCGGGGCGTCCCGCGGTCGGTTTGTCCGGGAGTCCTGCTGTCGATTTGTCGGGGCGGCCTGCTGTCGGGTTGTCGGGGCAGTCCGCGCTCTATCTTTCGGCCGCTGAGGCGCGGCTGCTGATCGACGACCGTGGGGCCGCCGGGGTCATCGATCCGTCGGAGTTGAGCGCCACCCGCACCGCCTCGATCCTCTCCGCCCCGGCCCGTCGCGGCCGTCACCCGCTCGTGGTGCTGTCGCCCGGGTTCACGCTGCACCGGCACACGCTCACCCACCTCGCCGAGGAATTGGCCAGTCACGGCTACGTCGTGGCCACCGTCGACCACGCCTACGAGTCGGCGGGCACCGACTTCCCGGGCGGCCGCACGCTGACCTGCACCGCCTGCACGCTGGTCTCGTCCGACTACGCCCGGGTGGCCACTGGTCGAGCGCTGGACCTGTCCTTCGTCCTCGACCGGCTCACCGGGCCCCGCCCGGCCTGGCGTCACGCCCACATGATCGACCGCTCCCGGATCGGCATGGCCGGCCACTCGATCGGCGGCAACGCCACCGCCACGACGATGGCCGCCGACCCGCGCGTCCGCGCCGGCATCAACATGGATGGTGGTCTCTTCGAGCCGATTCCCGCCGGTGGGCTCGGCGGGCGACCGTTCCTGCTGCTGGGCGCGCCCTCGGCGGTGCCGTCCGCGTCCTGGCTGCGTGACTGGCCGCTGCTCGACGGCTGGAAACGCTGGCTCGACGTCACCGGCAGCGGGCACATGGATTTCACCGACATCCCGGTGATCGGCGAGCAGGCGGGCATCCCTGATCCCGGATTCCCGTTGCCGGGCAGCCGGGCCGCCCAGATCACCCGCGACTACGTCACCGCGTTCTTCGACCTCCACCTGCGAGGCATCCGGCAGCCGCTGCTCGACGGCCCGTCAGCCGATCATCCCGAGGTCGTGTTCCGCGAGTCGTAG
- a CDS encoding M36 family metallopeptidase: MRTPSRAMAATTTAFVAAALVLAPGAGSSAAPTTPAPAAGTPEVHGDQDHADIIDNRKGKVAPTATQRTLAAEASASARWNVFGTPASLTAVDAEPLASGLPADPVAAARAYVDGNRDVLGITPAAAESLEVLTTQQVGEGSIVLLRQKFGDLEAGRDGLLSVGLRDGKVWYVSSSLARDAAAPQPATLTAADAERIAAENAGISDPTSLGTRLVAVPTPEQGARAAYQVAFGAALNSADPEAYTTWVDARDGSILVREDIVDHDSDNPKWDVFPNSPRTDYSSRDTRSTFCWVRARGCDEAVAGPASPQAWDVDPATGTSTNTTSGNNSFAVHNWLSNDPFTVGTEMATPSPTRDYTYPWTNQWYREQCAPTVFDTPARNDIDAARANLFVQHNRMHDWSYLLGFTEATWNMEKDGGDPEQGNAQAGGISGGPPDFAARNNANQITPPDGQAPITNMYLWQPIAAAFYGACADGDYDMSVIGHEYTHAITNRMIAGPNGGLSSPQGMSESWSDLLAVEYLAENGYAPKGKRGFTVGEYVTSDPVAGIRNYNMTDNRLNYSSVDYDFVGLQVHASGEVWSATNYDVRSAFIKRYGYGSDSLQKACALGKKPVTSCPGNRRWIQLVFDSFLLLANTANSQVDARDALLGADLVRFGGANQDIIWNAFAKRGLGEGAVSVGAGDADPTPSFSSPHAKESTVTFRPVDESGKPVVGAKLFVGDYQARAVAVADTDPATALPDTVNLVPGSYAFVAQAPGHGHARVSPQWFKWGKPSTLTVKLPRNVASAAAGATATGDGVNLARLVDDDEATNWASLASTVAGKGVTVDLAGDAQRVRRVQVSAMLRPPVTGDVDAGTQNRYTALRQFKVLACTATATVTCSAPADFRTVYTSRPDAFPAVSPRPRAPQLLLKSFDIPDVTATHLRIEAVTTQCTGGPDYAGEQDQDPRANTDCATASPQALNVRIAEFQAFTR, translated from the coding sequence GTGCGCACACCATCCCGTGCGATGGCGGCCACCACCACAGCATTCGTCGCAGCCGCGCTCGTCCTCGCCCCAGGGGCAGGGAGCAGCGCGGCCCCAACCACCCCGGCCCCGGCGGCCGGGACCCCGGAAGTGCACGGCGACCAGGACCATGCCGACATCATCGACAACCGCAAAGGCAAAGTAGCGCCCACCGCGACGCAGCGCACCCTCGCCGCCGAGGCGAGCGCGTCCGCCCGGTGGAACGTCTTCGGCACACCGGCCAGCCTCACCGCGGTCGACGCCGAGCCGCTGGCGTCCGGGCTCCCGGCCGACCCGGTGGCCGCCGCCCGCGCCTACGTGGACGGTAACCGTGACGTCCTCGGCATCACGCCGGCCGCGGCCGAATCGCTCGAGGTCCTCACCACTCAGCAGGTCGGCGAGGGCAGCATCGTTCTGCTCCGGCAGAAGTTCGGCGACCTCGAAGCCGGCCGTGACGGCCTGCTCTCGGTGGGCCTCCGCGACGGCAAGGTCTGGTATGTGAGCTCCTCGCTCGCCCGCGACGCCGCCGCACCGCAGCCCGCCACCCTGACCGCGGCCGACGCCGAGCGCATCGCCGCCGAGAACGCCGGCATCAGCGACCCCACCTCGCTCGGCACCAGACTGGTCGCCGTGCCCACGCCCGAGCAGGGCGCGCGGGCCGCGTACCAGGTCGCCTTCGGCGCCGCACTGAACAGCGCCGACCCCGAGGCGTACACCACCTGGGTGGACGCCCGCGACGGCAGCATCCTGGTCCGTGAGGACATCGTCGACCACGACTCCGACAACCCCAAGTGGGATGTCTTCCCCAACTCGCCGCGCACCGACTACTCGTCGCGTGACACCCGTTCGACCTTCTGCTGGGTTCGGGCACGTGGCTGTGACGAGGCCGTCGCCGGTCCCGCCTCCCCGCAGGCGTGGGACGTCGACCCGGCCACCGGCACATCCACCAACACGACCAGCGGCAACAACTCGTTCGCGGTGCACAACTGGCTGTCCAACGACCCGTTCACGGTCGGTACCGAGATGGCCACGCCCAGCCCGACCCGCGACTACACCTACCCGTGGACCAACCAGTGGTACCGGGAACAGTGCGCGCCCACCGTCTTCGACACCCCCGCGCGTAACGACATCGACGCGGCCCGGGCCAACCTGTTCGTCCAGCACAACCGGATGCACGACTGGTCGTACCTGCTGGGCTTCACCGAGGCCACCTGGAACATGGAGAAGGACGGCGGCGACCCCGAGCAGGGCAACGCCCAGGCCGGTGGCATCTCCGGCGGCCCGCCGGACTTCGCGGCCCGCAACAACGCCAACCAGATCACGCCGCCGGACGGCCAGGCGCCGATCACCAACATGTACCTGTGGCAGCCGATCGCGGCCGCCTTCTACGGCGCGTGCGCCGACGGCGACTACGACATGTCGGTGATCGGCCACGAGTACACCCACGCCATCACCAACCGCATGATCGCCGGCCCGAACGGTGGCCTCAGCTCGCCGCAGGGCATGAGTGAGAGCTGGTCGGACCTGCTCGCCGTCGAGTACCTGGCGGAGAACGGCTACGCCCCGAAGGGCAAGCGCGGTTTCACCGTCGGCGAGTACGTGACCAGTGACCCGGTCGCCGGTATCCGTAACTACAACATGACCGACAACCGGCTCAACTACAGTTCCGTCGACTACGACTTCGTCGGCCTGCAGGTGCATGCGTCGGGCGAGGTGTGGAGCGCCACCAACTACGACGTCCGGTCCGCGTTCATCAAGCGGTACGGCTACGGCTCCGACTCCTTGCAGAAGGCGTGCGCCCTCGGCAAGAAGCCGGTCACCTCGTGCCCCGGCAACCGGCGCTGGATCCAGCTGGTGTTCGACTCGTTCCTGCTGCTGGCCAACACCGCCAACAGCCAGGTCGACGCCCGGGACGCGCTGCTCGGCGCCGACCTGGTCCGGTTCGGCGGCGCCAACCAGGACATCATCTGGAACGCGTTCGCCAAGCGCGGCCTCGGTGAGGGCGCGGTCAGCGTCGGAGCGGGCGACGCCGACCCGACGCCGAGTTTCAGCTCGCCGCACGCCAAGGAGTCCACTGTCACGTTCCGCCCGGTCGACGAGTCCGGCAAGCCGGTCGTCGGTGCGAAGCTGTTCGTGGGTGACTACCAGGCGCGGGCCGTCGCGGTCGCCGACACCGACCCGGCGACCGCCCTGCCCGACACGGTCAACCTGGTGCCGGGCTCGTATGCGTTCGTCGCGCAGGCCCCCGGTCACGGGCACGCCCGAGTGTCGCCGCAGTGGTTCAAGTGGGGCAAGCCCTCGACGCTCACCGTGAAGCTGCCGCGCAACGTCGCCTCGGCGGCCGCCGGCGCGACCGCCACCGGTGACGGCGTCAACCTGGCCCGGCTGGTCGACGACGACGAGGCGACCAACTGGGCCTCGCTGGCGAGCACGGTCGCCGGCAAGGGCGTCACCGTCGACCTGGCCGGTGACGCGCAGCGGGTCCGCCGGGTGCAGGTGAGCGCCATGCTCCGCCCGCCGGTCACCGGTGACGTCGACGCCGGCACCCAGAACCGGTACACGGCGTTGCGCCAGTTCAAGGTCCTGGCCTGCACGGCCACGGCCACCGTCACCTGTTCGGCACCCGCCGACTTCAGGACGGTCTACACCAGCCGCCCGGACGCCTTCCCGGCCGTGTCACCGCGGCCCCGGGCTCCGCAGCTGCTGCTGAAGTCCTTCGACATCCCGGATGTGACGGCAACCCATCTCCGCATCGAGGCCGTCACCACCCAGTGCACCGGCGGCCCCGACTACGCCGGCGAACAGGACCAGGACCCGCGCGCCAACACCGACTGCGCCACGGCTAGCCCGCAGGCGCTGAACGTGCGCATCGCCGAGTTCCAGGCCTTCACCCGATAA
- a CDS encoding SGNH/GDSL hydrolase family protein, with amino-acid sequence MRAGGLLATGVAVTAATSAPARASHPAAVLPLLTWHAALANRRYAPAVVAVLGSSSSEGVGASGHGRGYVSVLTENLRTAFPVAGAPGGDNYVAAWGTPRWWPVTGGGTRVNTAGWGLKAVDLGGPGESLTYTFAGTSVRVWHEGSPEIVVDGRTVVVRGPGRIHGFATFDGDEEKGIQVYNGGHGGRTSGDFASRPAAWAPRLRSMQPHLVILQLGVNDWRIGVSAAEMKRNLVAIIATVRANTVTSPSFVIYGTPRVGADHRVQDYTGFTEAWREIAAEDTGGPGGASGVAYFDLAARQLSPSSDNHHGLYCEDLVHMSDRGAAFTADALLSFIRP; translated from the coding sequence ATGAGAGCGGGTGGACTGCTCGCCACCGGGGTGGCGGTGACCGCGGCGACGTCGGCGCCGGCCCGCGCGTCCCACCCGGCCGCCGTGTTGCCGCTGCTCACCTGGCATGCCGCGCTGGCGAACCGGCGGTACGCCCCGGCCGTGGTGGCGGTCCTGGGTTCGTCCAGCAGTGAGGGCGTGGGCGCGTCCGGACACGGCCGGGGCTACGTCTCGGTGCTGACCGAGAACCTGCGGACGGCGTTCCCGGTGGCGGGCGCCCCGGGCGGGGACAACTACGTGGCCGCGTGGGGCACGCCCCGCTGGTGGCCGGTGACCGGCGGTGGGACCAGGGTCAACACGGCCGGTTGGGGTCTGAAGGCGGTCGATCTGGGCGGCCCGGGGGAGAGCCTGACCTACACGTTCGCCGGCACGAGTGTGCGGGTGTGGCACGAGGGCTCCCCGGAGATCGTGGTGGACGGGCGGACGGTCGTGGTGCGCGGGCCGGGGCGGATCCACGGGTTCGCCACCTTCGACGGCGACGAGGAGAAGGGGATCCAGGTCTACAACGGCGGCCACGGCGGCCGTACCAGCGGCGATTTCGCCTCCCGGCCGGCGGCCTGGGCGCCTCGGCTGCGGTCGATGCAGCCGCATCTGGTGATCCTCCAGTTGGGCGTCAACGACTGGCGGATCGGGGTGAGCGCGGCGGAGATGAAACGAAACCTCGTAGCGATCATCGCGACGGTCCGGGCGAACACCGTGACCAGCCCGTCGTTCGTCATCTACGGCACGCCGCGGGTGGGCGCCGATCACCGGGTCCAGGATTACACCGGGTTCACCGAGGCCTGGCGGGAGATCGCGGCCGAGGACACCGGCGGGCCGGGCGGCGCGAGTGGAGTCGCCTACTTCGACCTCGCGGCCCGCCAGTTGTCGCCGTCGTCGGACAATCACCACGGCCTCTACTGCGAGGACCTGGTGCACATGTCGGATCGGGGCGCCGCCTTCACCGCCGACGCGCTGCTGTCCTTCATCAGACCCTAA
- a CDS encoding response regulator, with amino-acid sequence MTIRVLLADDQALIRAGFKMIVGAEPDLEVAGEAADGREAVDLCHTARIDVVLMDLRMPHMDGIEATRRICADERLAGVRVLVLTTFDNDDNVVLALQAGASGFLGKNVAPAELAHAIRVVAAGEALLSPKATRGLVGRFLEQNRAPATPRLAALDLVTERETEILVLVAQGLSNEDIAQRLFLSPLTVKTHVNRTMVKLNARDRAQLVVIAYQNGLVRP; translated from the coding sequence GTGACGATCAGGGTGTTGCTCGCCGACGATCAGGCGCTGATTCGGGCCGGTTTCAAGATGATCGTCGGCGCCGAACCCGACCTGGAGGTCGCCGGGGAGGCCGCCGACGGGCGGGAGGCGGTCGACCTGTGCCACACCGCCCGCATCGACGTCGTCCTGATGGACCTGCGGATGCCGCACATGGACGGCATCGAGGCGACCCGGCGGATCTGCGCAGACGAACGCCTGGCCGGGGTACGGGTGCTCGTGCTCACCACGTTCGACAACGACGACAACGTGGTTCTGGCGTTGCAGGCCGGGGCCAGTGGGTTCCTCGGCAAGAACGTCGCCCCGGCCGAACTCGCCCACGCCATCCGGGTCGTCGCCGCCGGGGAGGCGCTGCTGTCACCGAAGGCCACCCGCGGGCTGGTCGGCCGGTTCCTCGAACAGAACCGGGCGCCCGCCACACCCCGGCTCGCGGCGCTCGACCTGGTCACCGAACGGGAGACGGAGATCCTGGTGCTGGTGGCGCAAGGTCTCTCCAACGAGGACATCGCGCAGCGGCTCTTCCTTTCACCGCTCACGGTCAAGACCCACGTCAACCGTACGATGGTCAAGCTCAACGCCCGTGATCGAGCCCAGCTGGTCGTCATCGCGTACCAGAACGGTCTTGTCCGCCCTTAG
- a CDS encoding sensor histidine kinase, whose protein sequence is MQEVWLPPWLEQHRHRAWIGDVLLAAAQVVLVLKLQQPVITVVTVGLAVFAAVAVLVRRRAPERILAAATAVAVLTMITDTVAAGLFITLGVLTFTAAAYSPRRRPWRHAVLVWGVIVVTGSVMDFANWWGPDQFGLFAWIFGGAGAGDSARMRRAYISEVTERARQAEQTREEEARRRVMDERLRIARELHDVVAHHIAVISVHAGAAGHALRDRPDEVWPVLEHIRGAADTVLDEIKSVISVLRDPDETDPTEPAPGLDRLGDLLDGLHTMGFRVRRQEHGDPRPLPAMVDLAAYRIVQEALTNAHRYGDGSALLDLTYRAGELEIQVTNRMVWPRPGRAGSGFGLLGMRERAAAAQGEVTAGPIPGGGFRVRAVLPCLQGSLT, encoded by the coding sequence ATGCAAGAGGTGTGGCTGCCGCCGTGGCTGGAACAGCACCGGCACCGGGCCTGGATCGGTGACGTGCTGCTCGCCGCCGCGCAGGTGGTGCTGGTCCTGAAACTCCAGCAGCCGGTGATCACCGTGGTGACCGTCGGCCTGGCGGTGTTCGCCGCGGTCGCGGTGCTGGTGCGGCGTCGTGCGCCGGAGCGGATCCTGGCCGCGGCCACCGCCGTCGCGGTGCTCACCATGATCACCGACACGGTGGCGGCCGGGCTGTTCATCACGCTCGGGGTGCTGACGTTCACGGCCGCCGCCTACAGTCCTCGCCGCCGGCCGTGGCGGCACGCGGTACTCGTGTGGGGCGTGATCGTGGTCACCGGGTCGGTGATGGACTTCGCGAACTGGTGGGGGCCGGACCAGTTCGGGTTGTTCGCGTGGATCTTCGGCGGGGCCGGCGCCGGAGATTCGGCGCGCATGCGACGGGCGTACATCTCCGAGGTCACCGAGAGGGCCCGCCAAGCGGAACAGACCCGCGAAGAGGAAGCACGACGGCGGGTGATGGATGAACGTCTGCGCATCGCGCGGGAGCTGCACGACGTCGTGGCGCACCACATCGCGGTGATCAGCGTGCACGCGGGCGCCGCCGGGCACGCGCTGCGCGACCGGCCGGACGAGGTGTGGCCGGTTCTGGAACACATCCGCGGTGCCGCCGACACCGTCCTCGACGAGATCAAATCGGTGATCAGCGTGCTGCGCGACCCGGACGAGACCGACCCGACCGAGCCCGCGCCCGGCCTGGACCGGCTCGGTGACCTGCTCGACGGGCTGCACACGATGGGTTTCCGGGTCCGTCGTCAGGAGCACGGCGATCCGCGGCCGCTGCCGGCGATGGTCGATCTGGCCGCCTACCGGATCGTGCAGGAGGCGTTGACCAACGCCCATCGCTACGGCGACGGCAGCGCGCTTCTCGACCTCACCTATCGTGCCGGGGAGCTGGAGATCCAGGTGACCAACCGGATGGTGTGGCCGCGTCCGGGCCGGGCCGGGTCCGGGTTCGGGCTGCTCGGCATGCGGGAGCGGGCGGCCGCCGCGCAGGGCGAGGTCACCGCCGGGCCGATCCCCGGTGGCGGTTTCCGGGTCCGAGCCGTTCTGCCGTGTCTACAGGGGAGTCTGACGTGA